CGGCCTGCCGGATCTGATCTTCGTGATCGACACCAATAAGGAACAATTGGCGATCAAGGAGGCGGAGCGCCTGCATATTCCGGTCGCGGCGATCCTCGACACCAATTGCGATCCCGACGGGATCACCTATCCGATCCCCGGCAATGACGATGCCGGACGCGCGATCGGCCTCTATTGCGACCTGATTGCGCGCGCCGCGCTCGACGGCATTTCGCGCAGCCATGGCTCTGCCGGCATGGATATCGGCGAGATGGAACGGCCGACCGCCGAGATCCTGCCCGAGGAAGAGAGCGTGGTCGCGGCCGAGCCTCTGGAACATTTCGAGCTTTTGACGGCGCCGCGCGGTGCGCCGGACGATCTCGCCAAGCTGCATGGCGTCGGGCCGCAGGTCATCAAAAAGCTCAATGACGCCGGGATTTTCCACTATTGGCAGCTCGCCGCGATGACGCCCAAGGATGTGGCCACCGTCGATTCGGACCTGAAGCTTGCCGGCCGCATCGAGCGGGACGGCTGGGTCGCGCAGGCGCGCACGCTCATAGCTGGCTGAGAATTTGCGGGCACGGCCGGTTCTTCCGGCCTTGCCCGCCGTTCAGTCATATGGCGGTCTGAATTCTGGGGCATTTTCCGGCAGGGCCGAGCTCCGGTGAGCCGCCGCGCTATCGCGGAATGGCATCATATTCGAGCGGGTGGACTGAAGCGCCCGCATCTATAGAGTCAACACGGTTCAACACGAAGGAATAAGCGCGATGGCGAACGTCACGGCCGCAATGGTGAAAGATCTTCGCGAGAAGACCGGCGCCGGCATGATGGATTGCAAGACGGCGCTGACGGAATCCGACGGCGACAGCGAAGCTGCGGTCGATTGGCTGCGTAAGAAGGGACTTTCAAAGGCGGCGAAGAAATCTGGTCGCGTCGCGGCCGAAGGGCTCATCGCCGTCGCGGTTTCGGGCCATGACGGCGTCGTCGTCGAAGTCAATTCCGAGACCGATTTCGTCGCCCGCAACGAGGAGTTCCAGGCGCTAGCGCATACGATCGCGCTCGTGGCGTTGGAAAAGGGCCTGAGCGATGTCGAAGCGCTGAAAGGCACACATTATCCCGGCGGCGGGACGGTTGCTGACGCCATCGCCAACGCGATCGCGACGATCGGCGAGAACATGAATTTGCGCCGCGCCGCCGATGTCCATGTCGAGCAGGGCGTCATCGGCCATTATGTGCACAACGCCGTTTCCGAAGGCCTCGGCAAGATCGGCGTTCTCGTGGCGCTCGAATCCGCCGGCAACAAGGATGTGCTGGCGCCCCTCGCCAAGCAGATCGCTTTGCATGTGGCAGCGGCCGGACCGAGCGCTCTCGATTCGAGCGGCCTCGACCCCAATGTGGTCGAACGTGAAAAAGCCGTGCTGGCCGACAAGAACGCGGGCAAGCCGGCGCATGTGCTGGAGAAGATCGTCGAGTCGGGCCTCAAGACTTATTACAAGGAAGTCTGCCTGATCGATCAGCCGTCGATCCACGCCGAACATGCCGGCAAGGCGATCGGCCAGGTGGTGAAGGACGCCGAGAAGGCGGTCGGTGCGCCGGTCACTTTGAAGGCATTCGTGCGCTATGCGCTCGGCGAAGGCATCGAGAAGCCGCCGGAGCTGGACTTCGCCGCCGAGGTCGCAGCGGCCGCGTCGGGCCAGGCGTAAACAGGCGACAACTCCTACGGCGTCCGCTTAAGTGCGTGCGTGAACGCGTGCTATAATATAACAAGTCGTCGAAAATAAATTAAAAGTCGTTCCAATCTAGCTGCTGAAAAAGCGCGTGCCAGATTCGGTTTCAAACTGGACCGGAACCCGCATGGGTGCCATCGTGTTGTTGCTTAAAATTAATATA
The window above is part of the Methylovirgula sp. HY1 genome. Proteins encoded here:
- a CDS encoding 30S ribosomal protein S2; the encoded protein is MALPEFSMRGLLEAGAHFGHQSHRWNPKMAPFIFGTRNNIHVIDLAQTVPLLHQALKAVSDTVARGGRILFVGTKRQAQEAIADGAQRSAQYFINSRWLGGTLTNWKTISGSIQRLRKLQEMLDNGAQGLTKKERLMLSREREKLDKALGGIKDMGGLPDLIFVIDTNKEQLAIKEAERLHIPVAAILDTNCDPDGITYPIPGNDDAGRAIGLYCDLIARAALDGISRSHGSAGMDIGEMERPTAEILPEEESVVAAEPLEHFELLTAPRGAPDDLAKLHGVGPQVIKKLNDAGIFHYWQLAAMTPKDVATVDSDLKLAGRIERDGWVAQARTLIAG
- the tsf gene encoding translation elongation factor Ts, which codes for MANVTAAMVKDLREKTGAGMMDCKTALTESDGDSEAAVDWLRKKGLSKAAKKSGRVAAEGLIAVAVSGHDGVVVEVNSETDFVARNEEFQALAHTIALVALEKGLSDVEALKGTHYPGGGTVADAIANAIATIGENMNLRRAADVHVEQGVIGHYVHNAVSEGLGKIGVLVALESAGNKDVLAPLAKQIALHVAAAGPSALDSSGLDPNVVEREKAVLADKNAGKPAHVLEKIVESGLKTYYKEVCLIDQPSIHAEHAGKAIGQVVKDAEKAVGAPVTLKAFVRYALGEGIEKPPELDFAAEVAAAASGQA